Proteins from a genomic interval of Diospyros lotus cultivar Yz01 chromosome 6, ASM1463336v1, whole genome shotgun sequence:
- the LOC127803798 gene encoding U-box domain-containing protein 4-like translates to MEISLLKVLLNNFSSFFHLSSLDNISHEPAQKYYQKIEEMLKLLKPVLDAISDADILSEEQLQKAAADLSHSVDELRELFESWHPLRSKIYFVLQLESLKSKIRASGLEIFELLKSSDQHLPLELNASTLEICAQKIKQMGLEQTSAIINKAIREKLDGSGPSAESLTRFSDCLGLRSNQELLIEAVALEKLKDNAEQAENNGEVEYFDQMISLVTHMHERLVMMKQSQSSNPVPIPPDFCCPLSLELMTDPVIVASGQTYERAFIRKWIDLGLTVCPKTRQGLAHTNLIPNYTVKALIANWCENNNVKLPDPIKSMSLNQPSSLADGETITPKDPRVLPHSRSHRPISPDSGRSTSLGKNLFSSSGILGEGTSPSHPRSASEGSLPVVAGNSHGFGIARLSLNGSEDRSANSEEQSMESSSRPPTSPSKEHSTASGASAADEQSSSGHKLTASSSNVLGNVNVSQGLSADGNEDSSRATAYGSDASGELTSEPQAASTLNIPQREPEFLPRLETRYRSQTMWRRPSDRFVPRMVSSHAIETRADLSGVETQARQLVEDLKSNSLEAQKRATSELRFLARNNMENRIVIANCGAISLLVNLLSSADSNIQENAVTALLNLSINDNNKSAIANAEAIEPLIHVLKTGSPEAKENSAATLFSLSVIEDNKVKIGRSGAIKPLVDLLGSGTPRGKKDAATALFNLSIFHENKARIVQAGAVKYLVELMDPAAGMVDKAVAVLANLATIHEGRTAIGQERGIPVLVEVVELGSARGKENAAAALLQLCTNSNRFCSMVLQEGAVPPLVALSQSGTPRAKEKAQALLSHFRNQRHGNAGRG, encoded by the exons ATGGAGATATCACTTCTAAAAGTTCTTCTCAACAATTTTTCTTCGTTCTTCCATTTATCATCTCTTGACAACATAAGTCATGAACCAGCTCAGAAATATtaccaaaagattgaagagatgCTGAAGTTACTAAAGCCTGTGCTTGATGCTATTTCTGATGCTGACATATTGTCTGAAGAACAGCTCCAGAAGGCAGCTGCAGATCTGAGTCATTCTGTAGATGAACTGAGGGAGCTATTTGAAAGTTGGCATCCGTTAAggagtaaaatttatttt GTTCTGCAACTTGAATCCTTAAAATCAAAGATTCGGGCTTCTGGTTTAGAGATTTTTGAGCTGCTGAAATCTTCTGATCAACATCTCCCTTTGGAATTGAATGCATCAACTCTTGAG ATTTGTGCACAGAAAATTAAACAGATGGGTTTGGAACAAACATCAGCTATTATCAATAAAGCCATCAGAGAGAAACTAGATGGATCTGGACCCAGCGCAGAGAGCCTGACAAGATTTTCTGATTGTCTGGGCTTAAGGTCAAACCAGGAACTTCTCATTGAGGCTGTGGCCCTTGAAAAACTGAAGGATAATGCTGAACAAGCAGAAAATAATGGTGAAGTAGAGTACTTTGATCAAATGATTTCTCTTGTTACCCACATGCATGAGCGCCTTGTTATGATGAAACAATCCCAGAGCTCTAACCCTGTTCCCATACCTCCTGATTTCTGCTGCCCACTTTCACTTGAGCTGATGACAGATCCAGTTATTGTGGCTTCTGGACAGACCTATGAGCGAGCTTTCATCAGAAAATGGATTGACCTTGGGCTGACTGTTTGCCCTAAAACACGTCAAGGTCTGGCTCACACGAATCTTATTCCTAATTACACTGTAAAGGCGCTAATTGCCAATTGGTGTGAAAACAATAATGTGAAGCTGCCCGATCCCATTAAGTCTATGAGCTTGAATCAGCCTTCATCACTTGCAGATGGAGAGACTATTACCCCCAAGGATCCACGTGTCCTTCCTCATTCTAGAAGCCACCGACCTATATCACCTGACTCAGGTCGATCAACATCACTTGGAAAGAACCTATTTTCTTCTAGTGGAATCCTTGGAGAGGGAACTTCTCCATCACATCCACGTTCAGCTTCAGAGGGTTCACTGCCAGTGGTAGCTGGAAATAGTCATGGGTTTGGTATTGCAAGGTTATCACTAAACGGTTCTGAAGACAGGTCAGCTAACTCGGAAGAGCAAAGTATGGAGTCAAGCAGCCGACCCCCAACATCACCATCAAAAGAACATTCTACTGCTAGTGGGGCCTCTGCAGCTGATGAGCAATCGTCTTCAGGCCATAAGCTAACAGCCTCATCTTCCAATGTGCTTGGTAATGTGAATGTTTCACAAGGGTTATCAGCTGATGGCAACGAGGACTCCTCACGAGCAACAGCCTATGGTAGTGATGCTTCTGGGGAGCTCACATCAGAGCCACAAGCTGCTAGTACCTTAAACATTCCACAGAGAGAACCTGAGTTCCTTCCCAGATTGGAGACAAGATATCGAAGCCAGACCATGTGGCGCAGACCTTCTGATAGGTTTGTTCCAAGGATGGTATCTTCACATGCCATTGAAACAAGGGCTGATCTTTCTGGAGTTGAAACTCAAGCGAGGCAACTTGTCGAGGACTTGAAGAGTAATTCACTTGAAGCACAAAAAAGAGCCACATCTGAACTTAGATTTCTTGCCAGGAATAACATGGAAAATCGAATTGTAATTGCAAACTGTGGGGCCATCAGTTTGTTGGTTAATCTACTCAGTTCAGCTGACTCTAACATTCAGGAAAATGCTGTTACTGCACTccttaatttatcaattaatgaTAACAACAAAAGTGCCATTGCCAATGCTGAGGCAATTGAACCTCTGATTCATGTTCTCAAGACTGGAAGCCCTGAGGCTAAGGAGAATTCAGCTGCTACTCTTTTTAGTCTCTCAGTTATTGAGGATAACAAGGTTAAGATTGGAAGGTCTGGGGCAATAAAACCTCTGGTTGATTTGTTAGGAAGTGGGACTCCCAGGGGAAAGAAAGATGCTGCTACAGCTTTGTTTAATTTGTCAATATTTCATGAAAACAAAGCCCGGATTGTGCAGGCTGGTGCTGTGAAATACCTGGTAGAGTTGATGGATCCTGCTGCGGGGATGGTTGATAAAGCTGTTGCTGTTTTGGCAAACCTTGCTACTATTCACGAGGGGAGGACTGCTATTGGTCAGGAGAGAGGGATCCCTGTTCTGGTTGAGGTTGTTGAGTTGGGTTCTGCAAGGGGAAAGGAGAACGCAGCTGCTGCTCTTCTACAGCTTTGCACAAACAGCAATAGATTCTGTAGCATGGTGCTTCAGGAAGGAGCTGTTCCCCCATTAGTTGCATTATCCCAGTCAGGCACCCCAAGAGCCAAAGAAAAG GCTCAGGCACTTCTTAGCCACTTCAGGAACCAAAGACATGGTAATGCTGGGAGGGGCTGA
- the LOC127803494 gene encoding aspartic proteinase 36-like: MAPDRSRFPGATTASAVLILFLTTALYRSDAVSSSSLPEPAGQARAIVLQPAIGGRNRHTMFLPLSLSSPTSSRNSSAGGRRNSLRRLGESKSEHPNARMHLHDDLLLNGYYTTRLWIGTPPQIFALIVDTGSTVTYVPCSTCEQCGRHQDPKFQPELSTTYQPVKCNTDCTCDNNREQCVYERQYAEMSSSSGVLGEDIISFGNESELAPQRAVFGCENLETGDLYSQHADGIMGLGRGDLSIVDQLVDRGVISDSFSLCYGGMDIGGGAMVLGDIPYPSGMVFAKSDPVRSPYYNIALKELHVAGKKLPLNPRVFDGKHGTVLDSGTTYAYLPEAAFLAFKDAIMKELHSLKKIPGPDPNYNDICFSGAGSDILQMSKTFPVVDMVFDSGQKLSLSPENYLFRHSKVHGAYCLGIFKNGNDPTTLLGGIVVRNTLVTYDREHEKIGFWKTNCSELWERLHIVSAPPPVHSTSNRTNSTEELSPAVAPTSPDHHIFPGEFQVGLITFYMLLSVKYTDLKPHMKELAHLIAQELDVNSSQVHLLNFTAKGNDSLTRWSVLPTGSADYFSNTTAMSIIERLAEHRVQLPENYGSYQLVEWNVEPPPIQSWWQQHYTVVVVAIVLALIVGLLVSGAWIFWRHRQPTLNSYKPVDAAVPEQELQPL, from the exons ATGGCACCGGATCGATCTCGGTTCCCCGGCGCCACCACCGCCTCCGCCGTCCTGATCCTATTTCTCACAACGGCACTCTATCGCTCCGATGCGGTTTCCTCCTCCTCCCTCCCCGAGCCTGCCGGCCAAGCTAGGGCCATTGTCCTCCAACCCGCCATCGGTGGCCGCAACCGCCACACTATGttcctccccctctctctctcatctccaaCCTCTTCAAGGAACTCCTCCGCAGGCGGCCGAAGAAATTCGCTTCGCCGGCTTGGGGAATCGAAGTCTGAGCACCCCAACGCCCGCATGCACCTGCACGACGATCTACTTCTCAACGG TTACTACACTACCAGGCTTTGGATCGGAACTCCTCCACAGATATTCGCTCTTATCGTTGATACGGGGAGTACTGTCACATATGTTCCATGCTCTACATGTGAACAGTGTGGTAGGCACCAG GATCCAAAGTTCCAACCAGAATTGTCCACAACTTACCAGCCTGTTAAGTGCAACACGGATTGCACCTGTGACAATAACAGGGAGCAATGTGTTTATGAGAGACAATATGCTGAAATGAGTTCAAGCAGTGGTGTGCTTGGTGAGGACATTATATCCTTTGGTAATGAAAGTGAACTTGCGCCCCAGCGTGCTGTTTTTGGTTGTGAAAATTTGGAAACTGGTGATCTTTACAGTCAACATGCTGATGGCATTATGGGTTTGGGCCGTGGTGATCTAAGTATTGTGGATCAGCTTGTTGATAGAGGTGTAATTAGTGATTCTTTTTCCTTGTGTTATGGTGGGATGGATATTGGTGGCGGTGCAATGGTTCTGGGTGATATTCCCTACCCTTCTGGCATGGTTTTCGCGAAGTCAGATCCTGTACGAAG TCCATATTACAATATTGCGCTGAAGGAGTTGCATGTTGCTGGGAAGAAGTTACCTTTAAACCCAAGGGTTTTTGATGGAAAACACGGTACTGTTCTGGATAGTGGTACAACTTATGCTTACCTTCCAGAAGCAGCATTTCTGGCATTTAAGGATGCT ATTATGAAAGAACTCCATTCATTGAAAAAGATTCCTGGTCCTGATCCAAATTATAATGACATTTGCTTCTCTGGTGCTGGGAG TGATATCTTGCAGATGTCAAAAACATTTCCAGTTGTTGACATGGTATTTGACAGTGGACAGAAGCTGTCACTATCTCCTGAAAACTACTTGTTTCGG CATTCAAAGGTGCATGGTGCATACTGCTTGgggattttcaagaatggaaatGATCCAACCACCTTGCTAGGAG GAATTGTTGTCCGCAACACTCTTGTGACATATGACCGTGAGCATGAAAAAATTGGTTTCTGGAAAACTAATTGTTCTGAATTATGGGAAAGACTTCACATAGTTAGTGCTCCTCCACCTGTACATTCAACTTCTAACAGAACAAACTCGACTGAAGAACTGTCACCTGCAGTGGCCCCTACTTCACCTGATCACCATATTTTTCCAG GGGAATTTCAAGTTGGACTCATAACATTTTACATGTTGTTGAGTGTCAAATACACAGATTTAAAGCCTCACATGAAGGAGCTTGCTCATCTTATTGCCCAGGAATTAGATGTTAATAGTTCTCAG GTCCATTTACTGAATTTCACTGCTAAAGGAAATGATTCTCTAACAAGATGGTCTGTCCTTCCTACAGGATCTGCTGACTACTTCTCTAATACCACTGCAATG AGTATTATTGAGCGGTTAGCTGAACATCGTGTCCAGCTTCCTGAAAACTATGGGAGCTATCAATTGGTTGAATGGAATGTTGAGCCTCCTCCAATACA GTCCTGGTGGCAGCAACATTACACGGTTGTGGTTGTAGCAATTGTTCTCGCACTAATTGTTGGATTATTGGTTTCTGGGGCATGGATTTTTTGGAGACACAGGCAGCCAACACTTAATTCATACAAGCCCGTCGATGCTGCTGTCCCTGAGCAAGAACTCCAACCGCTATGA
- the LOC127803495 gene encoding metal transporter Nramp3-like has protein sequence MAPQEPPEQQRLLLNCPPDTDEEESAYDKTEKVHIVGVGEGDDDDGDWDKTPPFSWKKMWLFTGPGFLMSIAFLDPGNLEGDLQSGAIAGYSLLWLLLWATAMGLLVQLLSARLGVATGRHLAELCREEYPKWARLLLWVMAELALIGSDIQEVIGSAIAIKILSNNVIPLWAGVTITACDCFVFLFLENYGVRKLEAVFAVLIAIMALSFAWMFGETKPSGVELLLGVLIPKLSSKTIQQAVGVVGCIIMPHNVFLHSALVQSREIDHRKIGRLREALKYYSIESTAALAISFVINLFVTTVFAKAFYGTYVANSIGLVNAGQYLQEKFGGGLFPILYIWGVGLLAAGQSSTITGTYAGQFIMGGFLNLRLKKWLRALITRSFAIVPTMIVALAFDTSEAQLDVLNEWLNVLQSVQIPFALIPLLFLVSKEEVMGVLKIGTVLKMVSWLVAGLVIVINGYLLVEFFSSEVNGWLFGAVVSGFTVAYGAFIIYLIIHGVNLPNWLAFARTKRAINIGN, from the exons ATGGCCCCTCAAGAACCGCCGGAGCAGCAGCGGTTGCTGCTCAACTGCCCGCCCGATACTGACGAGGAAGAGTCGGCCTACGACAAGACCGAGAAAGTCCACATCGTCGGAGTCGGCGAGGGGGACGACGACGACGGCGACTGGGACAAGACGCCGCCATTCTCATGGAAGAAGATGTGGCTCTTCACCGGCCCCGGCTTCTTGATGAGCATAGCCTTCCTGGATCCCGGGAACCTGGAGGGCGATCTCCAGTCCGGCGCCATCGCGGGGTACTCTCTGCTGTGGCTGCTGCTCTGGGCTACCGCCATGGGCCTCCTCGTCCAGCTCCTCTCCGCCCGGCTCGGCGTTGCCACAGGCCGCCACTTGGCCGAGCTTTGCCGCGAGGAGTACCCCAAGTGGGCCCGGCTGCTGCTCTGGGTGATGGCTGAGCTGGCCCTTATCGGCTCCGATATTCAAGAGGTCATCGGGAGCGCGATCGCCATCAAGATTCTCAGCAACAACGTTATTCCGCTCTGGGCTGGAGTCACCATAACTGCTTGCGATTG ttttgtctttttatttcttgagaACTATGGTGTAAGGAAACTGGAAGCAGTTTTTGCTGTTCTTATTGCAATTATGGCACTGTCATTTGCGTGGATGTTTGGTGAAACAAAACCCAGTGGAGTGGAACTTCTTCTTg GTGTTTTAATCCCAAAACTTAGCTCAAAAACAATACAGCAGGCTGTGGGTGTCGTGGGTTGCATTATCATGCCTCATAATGTATTCTTGCACTCTGCCCTTGTACAATCGCGAGAGATTGATCACCGCAAGATTGGCCGTCTTCGAGAAGCCCTAAAGTATTACTCCATAGAGTCAACAGCTGCTCTTGCAATCTCCTTTGTAATCAATTTATTTGTTACTACTGTGTTTGCAAAGGCATTTTATGGTACTTACGTGGCTAATAGCATTGGACTCGTAAATGCCGGGCAGTATCTTCAAGAGAAATTTGGGGGAGGATTATTTCCCATACTTTATATTTGGGGTGTTGGATTATTAGCTGCTGGACAAAGTAGCACAATTACTGGAACTTACGCAGGGCAGTTTATCATGGGAGGTTTTCTGAACTTGCGTTTGAAAAAATGGCTCAGGGCATTGATAACGAGAAGCTTTGCTATTGTCCCAACCATGATAGTTGCTCTTGCTTTTGATACCTCAGAAGCCCAGTTAGATGTTCTGAATGAATGGCTTAATGTTCTTCAGTCAGTTCAGATCCCTTTTGCACTTATTCCCCTTCTCTTTTTGGTGTCCAAGGAAGAGGTCATGGGTGTTCTCAAAATTGGGACTGTTCTAAAG ATGGTTTCATGGCTTGTGGCTGGATTGGTGATAGTGATCAATGGGTATCTTTTAGTGGAATTTTTCTCTTCTGAAGTGAACGGATGGTTGTTTGGTGCGGTGGTATCTGGTTTTACAGTTGCATATGGTGCGTTTATTATTTATCTCATAATACATGGCGTTAATCTTCCGAATTGGCTTGCCTTTGCGCGTACAAAGAGGGCCATAAACATAGGGAATTGA